The following are encoded in a window of Maylandia zebra isolate NMK-2024a linkage group LG5, Mzebra_GT3a, whole genome shotgun sequence genomic DNA:
- the LOC112434857 gene encoding odorant receptor 131-2-like has protein sequence MNSSSYALNASSSLKYRDSPSVAVAKNVIVLALGFTINYINGTLIHTFRKHQIFYLNPRYILFIHLVVNDTIQLTSSISLFVFTYIFYQINVAFCCFLITLAIFTTFNTPINLALMALECYIAICLPLQHAEYCTTKRTYVAIGWIWAMSAVSALSDIVIILATEPVELFYSTIQCERDNLFRHPIIVKKKEVSYLIFLIVVLLTFMYTYFRIFFAANKAKSAKRESKKARNTILLHGFQLLLSMLTYIATALMQALVRWFPKQPLIVVFISYIIIYIVPRFVSPIVYGLRDKTFKQYLKKYLLCTMKMGNETDFRL, from the exons ATGAATTCCTCATCTTATGCCCTCAATGCGTCGAGCAGTCTGAAGTATCGCGATTCGCCAAGTGTAGCCGTGGCCAAAAATGTCATCGTTCTGGCTCTCGGCTTTACCATCAACTATATTAACGGTACACTGATACACACCTTCAGAAAACACCAG atattttatttgaatCCTCGTTACATCCTGTTCATCCACCTGGTGGTGAATGACACGATCCAGCTCACTTCTTCAATTAGTCTATTTGTTTTCACTTATATCTTTTATCAAATTAATGTTGCATTCTGTTGCTTCCTTATCACTTTGGCTATCTTCACCACCTTCAATACTCCAATAAATTTAGCTCTCATGGCACTAGAGTGCTACATTGCTATTTGTTTACCACTGCAACACGCTGAGTACTGCACCACCAAAAGAACATACGTGGCTATAGGTTGGATCTGGGCCATGAGTGCAGTCTCAGCTTTGTCCGACATCGTTATTATTCTGGCAACAGAGCCAGTGGAGTTATTTTATTCCACAATACAATGTGAGAGAGATAACTTATTCCGGCATCCAATcattgtaaaaaagaaagaggttTCATATTTAATTTTCCTAATTGTAGTTTTGCTCACCTTCATGTACACATACTTCAGGATATTTTTTGCTGCTAACAAAGCTAAATCAGCCAAGCGAGAGTCGAAGAAGGCGAGAAACACAATCCTGCTCCACGGCTTTCAGCTTCTGTTGTCTATGCTAACCTATATAGCAACTGCATTAATGCAGGCTCTGGTGCGCTGGTTCCCTAAACAGCCTCtaatagttgtttttatttcctatATCATAATCTACATTGTTCCCAGGTTTGTTAGCCCTATTGTGTATGGGTTACGAGACAAGACATTTAAACAGTATTTAAAAAAGTATCTGTTGTGTACCATGAAAATGGGTAACGAGACCGATTTTAGATTGTAA